One segment of Terriglobia bacterium DNA contains the following:
- a CDS encoding glycoside hydrolase family 3 protein: MRKGFPLLVLLLLVSYCAAGEKKATPGPLHLDKDGEKWVRKTLKKMSLEQKVGQMFMVWSRAQFYNVNSPDYLKMVDEVKKYHLGGFGLTVATDGPFLLKNEPYEAAMVTNRLQHEAEFPLLFAADFERGLSMRLNGVTAFPHAMAFGATDNPQYANDFGRITAEESRAIGVEWNFFPDADVNSNPANPIINTRSFGEDPQEVSQMVSAYILGARSNGMMTTAKHFPGHGDTSTDSHLALARVDGDLDRLNHVELVPFRAAIEAGVDSIMIGHLITPALDPAPNAVASVSHKIVTGLLKDKMGFRGIVVTDALDMNGLMQLYQPGTKAETSARAAVAAVKAGDDMILIPGDLDGAYNGVLNAVKSGEIPEKQIDESVRKILEAKASLGLNKHREVDIKNIDKVVAKPENLALAQKIADDAVTLVRDNGQVLPLVPKNLGTPQSSLAYQPQVQSANRTLVLIFTDDMRSDMGRLFERQFRQRIPEAHITYVDMRTAAAMTPQLLQAAGEAQKVIVAVYAIPSAGRGGGTGSIGLAQGMGNLLTTLVGQYGAKTAVVALGNPYFASDYPQIQTYMCTFSNATVSEISAVKALFGEIPIHGHLPVTIPEVAQRGAGLERPVRLFTAGGSNDASHNRK; this comes from the coding sequence ATGCGAAAAGGGTTCCCTCTCCTGGTACTTCTACTCTTAGTGTCCTACTGCGCGGCGGGCGAAAAGAAAGCAACACCCGGGCCATTGCATCTCGACAAAGATGGCGAAAAGTGGGTGCGCAAGACGCTCAAGAAAATGTCGCTTGAGCAGAAGGTCGGTCAGATGTTCATGGTCTGGTCGCGCGCCCAGTTCTACAACGTCAACAGTCCTGACTACCTGAAAATGGTGGACGAAGTGAAGAAGTACCACCTGGGCGGCTTCGGGCTAACGGTAGCGACCGACGGGCCGTTTCTTTTGAAGAACGAGCCTTACGAGGCCGCAATGGTGACCAATCGGCTGCAGCACGAGGCGGAATTTCCGCTGCTGTTCGCAGCCGATTTCGAACGTGGCCTCTCCATGCGGCTCAATGGAGTCACAGCGTTTCCTCACGCGATGGCATTCGGCGCCACCGACAATCCGCAGTACGCGAACGATTTCGGGCGTATTACCGCCGAAGAATCGCGCGCCATCGGTGTCGAATGGAATTTCTTTCCCGATGCGGACGTGAATTCGAACCCGGCTAACCCGATCATCAATACGCGTTCCTTCGGAGAAGACCCGCAAGAGGTCAGTCAAATGGTGTCCGCCTACATTCTTGGCGCGCGCTCTAACGGGATGATGACGACGGCCAAGCACTTTCCCGGGCACGGCGACACCAGCACGGATTCACACCTTGCGCTCGCGCGGGTGGATGGGGATCTTGACCGTCTCAATCACGTCGAACTGGTTCCCTTCCGGGCGGCGATCGAGGCGGGTGTGGATTCCATCATGATCGGCCACCTGATCACGCCGGCACTCGATCCGGCTCCCAACGCCGTTGCCAGCGTCTCGCACAAGATCGTGACCGGGCTCCTGAAGGACAAGATGGGCTTCCGGGGAATTGTCGTCACCGATGCCCTGGACATGAACGGCCTGATGCAACTCTATCAGCCTGGTACCAAGGCTGAAACCAGCGCCAGGGCCGCCGTCGCAGCCGTCAAAGCCGGCGACGACATGATCCTGATTCCTGGCGATCTCGACGGCGCCTACAACGGCGTTCTGAACGCTGTAAAAAGCGGCGAGATCCCCGAGAAACAAATCGATGAATCGGTGAGGAAGATCCTCGAGGCAAAAGCGTCTCTTGGCCTCAACAAACATCGCGAGGTGGACATCAAGAATATCGACAAGGTAGTTGCCAAGCCCGAAAACCTCGCCCTGGCACAGAAGATCGCTGATGATGCTGTCACCTTGGTGCGGGACAACGGGCAGGTCTTGCCATTGGTACCGAAAAATCTGGGAACCCCGCAGTCAAGCCTTGCGTATCAACCACAGGTGCAGTCCGCCAACCGGACGCTGGTGCTGATCTTTACCGACGACATGCGTTCGGATATGGGCCGGCTGTTCGAACGGCAGTTCCGGCAGCGCATTCCGGAAGCCCACATCACGTACGTGGACATGCGGACCGCAGCGGCCATGACGCCGCAGTTGTTACAAGCCGCCGGCGAGGCGCAAAAGGTGATCGTGGCGGTTTACGCGATCCCCAGCGCCGGACGTGGAGGCGGCACCGGCTCCATCGGGCTCGCGCAAGGGATGGGCAACTTGCTTACAACTCTGGTAGGGCAGTACGGGGCGAAGACAGCCGTGGTGGCACTGGGCAATCCTTATTTCGCTTCCGACTATCCGCAGATACAGACGTATATGTGTACGTTCTCCAATGCAACGGTTTCAGAGATCAGCGCGGTCAAGGCGCTGTTCGGAGAGATTCCAATTCACGGCCATCTGCCGGTGACCATTCCGGAAGTGGCGCAGCGCGGTGCCGGTCTCGAAAGGCCGGTTCGACTGTTTACCGCGGGAGGGTCCAATGACGCATCGCACAATCGCAAGTAG
- a CDS encoding dihydroorotase yields the protein MNGIRSILIRGGRLVDPAARVDQAADILLKEGRVAAVEATGKIKERADQVIDARDLIVAPGFIDLHVHLREPGQEHKETIATGTAAAAAGGFTSVCAMPNTTPVNDSAEITRWMLQPERGAVVNVFPIAAATKGSQGKELTDFAALHRSGAIAVSDDGKPILDNGLMKQALLAASKLRIPVIQHSEDPRLTANSPVNYGAFAFRMGLRGQSTDAEAKIVQRDIALARETNGHLHVAHISTAAALEAVLQAKRHGVRVTCEVTPHHFSFIDRDIGEYNTNYKMNPPLRSEADREALLAGLVDGTVDAIATDHAPHSAFEKDVEFERAAFGITGLEIALGAAMTRLHRAHDVTIRHIVALLSSNPSRIAGLAHRGTLAKGAAADVTIFDPAKKWTYDVSQTKSKSRNCPYDGMTFYGKVTQTIVGGRVVYSS from the coding sequence ATGAACGGCATTCGCAGCATTCTTATTCGCGGCGGGCGTCTCGTCGATCCCGCCGCACGCGTGGACCAGGCCGCTGACATCTTGCTCAAAGAGGGCCGTGTAGCCGCCGTGGAGGCCACCGGGAAGATCAAGGAGCGCGCCGACCAGGTGATCGATGCCCGCGATCTGATCGTCGCGCCCGGATTCATCGATCTGCACGTGCATTTGCGCGAGCCTGGCCAGGAGCACAAGGAAACGATCGCAACCGGCACGGCGGCAGCCGCAGCCGGCGGATTCACTTCCGTCTGTGCCATGCCGAATACGACCCCGGTCAACGACTCCGCCGAGATCACGCGTTGGATGCTGCAACCGGAACGAGGCGCGGTCGTAAACGTGTTTCCCATTGCGGCTGCTACGAAAGGCTCGCAGGGCAAGGAACTCACGGATTTTGCGGCGCTTCATCGGTCGGGCGCCATTGCGGTAAGCGATGACGGCAAGCCCATCCTCGACAACGGCCTGATGAAGCAGGCCCTGCTCGCGGCTTCCAAGCTGCGAATCCCCGTAATCCAGCACTCAGAGGACCCGCGCCTCACGGCGAACTCGCCCGTGAACTACGGTGCGTTTGCCTTCCGCATGGGATTGCGCGGGCAATCCACCGATGCCGAGGCAAAGATCGTGCAGCGCGACATAGCTCTCGCGCGCGAAACCAACGGACATCTCCACGTCGCGCACATCTCGACGGCCGCTGCCCTCGAGGCGGTTCTGCAGGCTAAGCGGCACGGCGTCCGGGTGACCTGCGAGGTCACGCCGCACCATTTCAGCTTTATCGACCGGGATATCGGCGAGTACAACACGAATTACAAGATGAATCCGCCACTGCGCTCGGAAGCCGATCGTGAGGCATTGCTCGCGGGCCTGGTTGATGGCACGGTCGATGCCATCGCCACCGATCACGCGCCCCACTCTGCCTTCGAGAAAGATGTAGAGTTTGAACGTGCAGCGTTCGGCATCACTGGACTGGAGATCGCGCTCGGAGCGGCTATGACGCGTCTGCACCGCGCGCACGACGTCACCATTCGCCACATCGTCGCTCTCCTTTCGTCGAATCCCTCGCGCATCGCCGGTCTTGCGCACCGGGGAACCCTCGCCAAGGGCGCCGCCGCAGATGTGACCATTTTCGACCCGGCGAAGAAATGGACCTACGATGTCTCGCAGACAAAGTCCAAGTCGCGCAATTGCCCATACGACGGCATGACGTTCTACGGCAAAGTAACGCAAACGATCGTCGGCGGCAGGGTCGTCTACTCGTCGTGA
- a CDS encoding MXAN_5187 C-terminal domain-containing protein, which produces MTVDEEISKLDENLRRLKIEYDVYFGGGSKKPPAETEWRVSNGMKRIGETLKLNYAQRFRFNAIAQRYAVFSDLWRQKMKVKEEGYRRPADAQLGISGMRYEEETAAAKELDSKPKKHDDTPFSIACSDPAHEASKIKALFEAMAESQRMHGGSAKASSFASFQNFVQKKTEQIRRQYGCHSVQYTVEVTDGQVKLKAKAKV; this is translated from the coding sequence GTGACCGTAGACGAAGAAATATCGAAACTGGACGAAAATCTTCGCCGGTTGAAGATCGAATACGACGTCTACTTTGGTGGTGGCTCCAAAAAGCCCCCTGCTGAAACCGAATGGCGCGTCTCCAACGGCATGAAGCGCATAGGCGAGACCCTGAAGCTCAACTACGCCCAGCGCTTCCGGTTCAACGCCATCGCCCAGCGCTACGCTGTCTTCAGCGATCTCTGGCGCCAGAAAATGAAGGTCAAGGAAGAGGGCTACCGGCGTCCCGCCGACGCACAGCTCGGCATCTCCGGTATGCGCTACGAAGAAGAAACGGCGGCGGCGAAGGAGCTCGACAGCAAGCCGAAGAAGCATGACGATACGCCATTCTCGATCGCCTGCTCGGATCCCGCTCACGAAGCGAGCAAGATCAAGGCGCTCTTCGAAGCTATGGCAGAATCTCAGCGGATGCACGGCGGTTCGGCTAAGGCCAGCAGCTTTGCATCCTTCCAGAACTTCGTCCAGAAGAAGACCGAACAGATCCGCCGCCAGTACGGCTGCCACTCCGTCCAATACACCGTCGAAGTTACCGACGGTCAAGTTAAGCTAAAAGCCAAGGCGAAGGTATAG
- the miaA gene encoding tRNA (adenosine(37)-N6)-dimethylallyltransferase MiaA: MPDAPLVVIVGPTASGKTALSLHLAQRFGGEIVNCDSVAVYREFEIGTAKPDCSERQLVPHHLFDIVAPTEKFTAGDYARGARPLLSEIVTRGAIPIVVGGTGLYLRAVLEGLFEGPQRSEELRERLRERVASRGPGYLHRILRRFDYAAAEKIHPNDDSKIIRAIEVSLLSRQPMTELWKEGRDPLKGFRILRIGLDPNRDALYARINERAAEMFERGLVEETQVLLEKYGATAPALGSLGYKQAAQFLNGEIPRDEAIRAAQQGHRNYAKRQMTWFRRDTEVRWIRGFGDFEDAQRQADELVAHWTLTPDASH, encoded by the coding sequence ATGCCGGACGCGCCGCTCGTCGTCATAGTTGGGCCGACGGCCAGCGGCAAGACGGCACTGTCACTGCATCTGGCCCAGCGGTTCGGCGGCGAGATCGTCAATTGCGATTCGGTTGCCGTCTATCGTGAGTTTGAGATCGGCACTGCCAAGCCGGATTGCTCGGAACGGCAACTCGTCCCCCATCACTTGTTCGATATTGTCGCCCCGACAGAAAAATTCACCGCTGGAGACTACGCCCGGGGCGCGCGGCCCCTCTTATCGGAAATCGTGACGCGCGGTGCGATCCCCATCGTTGTCGGCGGTACCGGACTCTACTTGCGTGCGGTGCTCGAAGGACTCTTCGAGGGCCCACAGCGTTCGGAAGAGTTGCGCGAAAGATTGCGTGAGCGAGTCGCGAGTCGCGGACCGGGTTATCTGCACCGAATTCTGCGCCGCTTCGATTACGCCGCCGCCGAGAAAATTCACCCCAATGACGATTCGAAGATCATTCGCGCCATCGAAGTGAGCCTTCTTAGCCGGCAGCCCATGACCGAGCTTTGGAAAGAAGGGCGCGATCCGCTGAAGGGCTTTCGCATTCTGCGCATTGGTCTCGATCCGAATCGAGACGCCTTGTACGCACGTATTAACGAGCGCGCGGCGGAGATGTTCGAACGGGGCCTCGTAGAGGAGACGCAGGTACTCCTCGAAAAGTACGGGGCCACGGCTCCCGCGCTCGGCTCCCTGGGATACAAACAGGCGGCGCAGTTTCTGAATGGCGAGATTCCACGCGATGAAGCGATCCGCGCAGCCCAGCAAGGCCATCGCAATTACGCCAAACGTCAAATGACGTGGTTCCGCCGAGATACAGAGGTACGTTGGATTCGCGGCTTTGGCGATTTCGAGGATGCGCAGAGGCAAGCGGATGAACTAGTGGCGCACTGGACGCTCACCCCGGACGCCAGTCATTAA
- a CDS encoding helix-turn-helix transcriptional regulator, translating into MNIGETIRNFRLQKGMSQGDIEKRTGLLRCYLSRVENGHTIPSLDTLAKIATAMELPLANFFAESNGDGAKANLPQLSEEEVRFLSQIRRYSSNLNDSDRKLVLAMVKKMAASIAR; encoded by the coding sequence ATGAACATCGGCGAAACGATTCGAAATTTCCGGCTACAAAAAGGCATGTCGCAGGGCGACATCGAGAAGCGGACCGGGCTGCTGCGTTGCTATCTTTCCCGCGTCGAAAACGGGCACACCATTCCATCACTTGACACCCTGGCCAAGATCGCGACGGCAATGGAACTGCCGCTGGCGAATTTCTTTGCCGAAAGCAACGGCGACGGCGCCAAGGCCAACCTGCCGCAACTCAGCGAAGAAGAAGTCCGCTTCCTCTCGCAAATCAGGCGCTATTCCTCGAACCTGAACGACAGCGACCGCAAACTCGTCCTGGCCATGGTCAAGAAGATGGCCGCCAGCATCGCAAGATAA
- a CDS encoding response regulator transcription factor: MGKKIRVVIADDHAVLRESLAALLTAQKDLEVAGTASNGTEAVEVVQKTQPDVLVLDLFMPNGDGFDVLRTLERAGQRVASVVLTGSENHPDYVQVVRLGARGLVLKGDSPDKLFTAIRTVANGELAFADEVAQGIITAMAEEPQQQQPSNMNRLSDREKQIAYLVARGLKNRDIATELSISENTVKRHLQSIFSKTGARDRLELAVLTLSDITHAA, translated from the coding sequence TTGGGCAAGAAAATCCGAGTAGTCATAGCCGATGACCATGCCGTGCTGCGCGAGTCGTTGGCCGCGCTATTGACAGCCCAGAAGGATCTCGAGGTTGCCGGCACCGCTTCCAACGGTACTGAGGCCGTGGAAGTCGTGCAGAAGACCCAACCGGACGTTCTCGTTCTCGATCTCTTCATGCCCAACGGCGACGGCTTCGATGTCCTGCGGACCCTGGAACGCGCGGGACAGCGAGTAGCATCCGTCGTTCTGACCGGCTCCGAAAACCATCCCGACTACGTCCAGGTCGTCCGCCTTGGTGCGCGTGGACTCGTGCTCAAGGGCGACAGCCCCGACAAGCTGTTTACGGCCATCCGCACGGTCGCAAATGGCGAACTTGCTTTTGCCGACGAGGTCGCACAGGGGATCATAACGGCGATGGCCGAGGAGCCGCAGCAACAGCAGCCCTCGAACATGAACCGCCTCTCCGACCGCGAAAAGCAGATCGCGTATCTCGTCGCCCGAGGGCTCAAAAACCGTGACATCGCGACTGAACTGTCAATCTCGGAGAACACGGTGAAGCGGCACTTGCAGAGCATCTTCAGCAAGACCGGAGCGCGGGATCGGCTGGAATTGGCGGTCCTGACATTGTCGGATATCACGCACGCCGCGTGA
- a CDS encoding DUF2238 domain-containing protein: MKSGAKAAEFESVLSAPPQMRVGALHWTLLTVFFVVLIWSGVRPFDQFTWFLEVVPALIALPILVFTYRRFPLTSVVYILILLHAIVLMVGGHFTYAREPLFEWLKQVMHWPRNNYDKLGHFVQGFVPAMIAREVFLRRTPLRRGGWLFFLVVCFCGALSATYELVEWLTSILSGGKADEFLGGQGYVWDTQSDMLMAFIGAIIAQITLSRVQDRQLQRMGLSN, from the coding sequence ATGAAAAGCGGAGCTAAAGCAGCAGAATTTGAATCCGTCTTAAGCGCACCACCACAAATGCGCGTCGGAGCATTGCATTGGACGCTCCTCACCGTCTTTTTTGTCGTCCTGATTTGGTCGGGAGTCCGTCCATTTGATCAGTTCACATGGTTCCTCGAAGTCGTTCCCGCGCTGATTGCGCTCCCGATCCTGGTTTTCACCTATCGACGCTTTCCACTCACAAGTGTGGTTTATATTCTCATCCTGCTGCACGCAATCGTGCTGATGGTCGGCGGCCATTTCACCTATGCCCGTGAGCCGTTGTTCGAATGGCTGAAGCAGGTGATGCACTGGCCGCGCAACAATTACGACAAACTCGGCCATTTTGTGCAGGGATTCGTCCCGGCGATGATTGCGCGCGAGGTATTCCTGCGAAGGACACCACTTCGGCGCGGCGGCTGGCTATTTTTCCTCGTGGTCTGTTTCTGCGGAGCCCTCAGTGCGACCTACGAACTGGTCGAATGGTTGACCTCGATCTTGTCCGGTGGGAAGGCCGATGAGTTCCTCGGAGGACAGGGCTATGTATGGGACACCCAGTCGGATATGCTGATGGCATTCATTGGCGCCATCATTGCCCAAATTACCCTCTCGCGCGTACAGGACCGCCAACTCCAGCGTATGGGTCTAAGTAACTGA
- the pyrR gene encoding bifunctional pyr operon transcriptional regulator/uracil phosphoribosyltransferase PyrR has translation MTVNRPPNLREKGQLMSASEIERTIVRLAHEIVEKNNGIGSLGLVGIRRRGIPLAQRLARYIERIEHAAVPVGTLDITLYRDDLSTVGPKPVVEPKPCEFDVVGKDIVLCDDVLYTGRTVRAALDALFDLGRPRRVQLLVLIDRGHRELPVEATFVGRRVQTSDLEIIEVKFQETDQMEKVMLVERDPVTA, from the coding sequence ATGACAGTCAATCGTCCGCCTAATTTGCGCGAAAAAGGTCAACTCATGTCCGCCTCCGAGATCGAACGAACCATCGTCCGGCTCGCACACGAAATTGTCGAAAAGAACAACGGAATCGGGAGCCTGGGCCTCGTCGGAATCCGGCGGCGGGGGATCCCGCTGGCGCAGCGCCTGGCCCGCTACATCGAGCGGATCGAGCATGCCGCCGTTCCCGTGGGAACGCTGGATATTACGCTGTATCGCGACGACCTCTCCACGGTAGGACCGAAGCCGGTCGTGGAACCAAAACCATGTGAGTTCGACGTCGTCGGTAAAGACATCGTACTCTGCGATGACGTGCTTTATACCGGGCGAACCGTGCGCGCCGCGCTCGACGCGCTGTTCGACCTGGGACGGCCACGGCGGGTGCAACTGCTGGTGCTCATTGATCGCGGACATCGCGAACTGCCCGTCGAAGCCACCTTCGTAGGACGACGTGTGCAAACCTCAGACCTGGAAATTATCGAAGTCAAGTTCCAGGAAACCGACCAGATGGAGAAAGTAATGCTCGTCGAGCGCGACCCGGTTACCGCATGA
- the fabG gene encoding 3-oxoacyl-[acyl-carrier-protein] reductase, with translation MFSLQGRVALVTGASQGIGRECALVLAEGGATVAAAARNEEKLQSLVQEIESKGGKAAAFKLDVSSEDAIKSTVKSVVAQFGKIDILVNNAGITRDQLLMRMKRVDWDDVLSTNLTAPYLLIQAVISSMLKQRWGRIINITSINGQMGQAGQANYASSKAGLIGLTMSVAREVASRNITCNAVAPGWIDTAMTAELAQDLKDKMVAAVPLGRPGSAKEVAAAVQFLASDEAAYITGHVLNVNGGMLMG, from the coding sequence ATGTTCAGTTTGCAGGGACGGGTCGCGCTGGTAACGGGCGCATCGCAGGGCATAGGACGCGAATGCGCACTGGTTCTTGCCGAAGGCGGCGCAACGGTTGCGGCGGCAGCCCGTAATGAAGAGAAGTTGCAGTCGTTGGTGCAGGAAATCGAATCGAAAGGCGGCAAGGCCGCGGCATTCAAACTCGATGTGAGCAGCGAAGACGCGATCAAGTCCACCGTAAAATCCGTCGTCGCACAGTTCGGGAAAATCGATATCCTCGTCAACAACGCCGGTATTACGCGGGACCAACTACTCATGCGCATGAAACGCGTGGACTGGGATGACGTGCTCTCGACGAACCTGACCGCGCCCTACCTGCTCATCCAGGCGGTCATCAGTTCCATGCTCAAACAGCGCTGGGGCAGGATTATCAATATCACTTCGATAAACGGCCAAATGGGACAGGCCGGGCAGGCGAACTACGCCTCGTCGAAGGCTGGCCTGATCGGCCTCACGATGTCGGTCGCGCGCGAAGTCGCCTCGCGGAATATCACCTGCAACGCCGTTGCGCCGGGTTGGATCGATACAGCCATGACCGCCGAACTCGCGCAGGACCTGAAGGACAAGATGGTCGCCGCGGTTCCGCTTGGTCGCCCGGGTTCTGCGAAAGAAGTCGCAGCCGCCGTGCAATTCCTGGCCTCGGACGAAGCCGCTTACATCACTGGCCACGTGCTGAACGTGAACGGCGGAATGTTGATGGGATAA
- a CDS encoding zinc ribbon domain-containing protein translates to MEHACPKCGAQVEDGTPFCPQCNSPQIRVQSSATEPATPPMPPGTPDEVQPPAEPLRHGITPQHDDRPFMQFPPPPLPPRRPGLRLSSARKAALWAGLIAGVGAAVPFAPFIILCMVAAGGMSIAFYMRSEPNDEVRTSSGLKMGALAGLFGFSMYAIVASLSLLSVQTRTAFRSDMATALKEAAARSADPSRAADMIRPFVDRLNTPGGLATMFLMMLFFLLVFFVLLSGVGGAIGASLFGHRRH, encoded by the coding sequence GTGGAGCATGCTTGTCCCAAGTGCGGCGCGCAGGTAGAAGACGGTACGCCGTTCTGTCCGCAGTGCAATTCGCCGCAGATCCGGGTTCAGTCGTCGGCAACCGAACCGGCCACTCCGCCGATGCCTCCTGGCACGCCCGATGAGGTTCAGCCGCCGGCCGAGCCCTTACGGCACGGGATCACCCCCCAGCATGACGACCGGCCTTTCATGCAGTTTCCACCGCCGCCCTTGCCGCCAAGAAGGCCAGGACTTCGGCTGTCTTCGGCGCGCAAAGCGGCGCTCTGGGCGGGCCTGATCGCCGGTGTCGGCGCGGCGGTTCCATTTGCGCCGTTCATCATTCTGTGCATGGTGGCTGCCGGGGGAATGTCTATCGCGTTTTACATGCGAAGCGAGCCCAATGACGAGGTCCGAACCTCGTCCGGCTTGAAGATGGGCGCACTGGCCGGACTCTTCGGTTTCTCGATGTACGCGATCGTGGCCTCGCTGAGCCTGCTCTCGGTACAGACAAGAACGGCCTTTCGCAGCGACATGGCAACGGCCTTAAAGGAGGCTGCCGCCAGGAGTGCCGATCCGTCGCGTGCCGCCGACATGATTCGCCCATTTGTGGACCGCCTGAACACTCCCGGTGGCCTGGCGACCATGTTCCTGATGATGCTGTTCTTCCTGCTGGTGTTCTTCGTTTTGCTGAGCGGGGTCGGAGGGGCAATTGGGGCCTCATTGTTCGGCCACCGGCGCCACTGA
- a CDS encoding winged helix-turn-helix domain-containing protein translates to MSQQQVARYKFGLYEADPQSGELFREGRKLRMQEQPFQVLVSLLERPGEVVTREDLRQRLWPSDTFVDFDHSLNTAINKLRDTLGDGAANPRFIETLPRRGYRFIAPVQSVAANGVTAEQAPPTPAPAPAVEVSGAEIPQANPAIARALFGLLQAMYLVFYTLALWRLDELVRTAGQIHLGANLILPLVLVSALVGIPLRLYTLNATLFNYRHLGTNFRKLFPVILVLDVLWATSPFLIIQLIGIGLAFAACAALVYSPFAQRVLALMAYPSK, encoded by the coding sequence ATGTCCCAGCAGCAGGTTGCGCGTTACAAGTTCGGACTGTACGAAGCGGACCCGCAATCCGGCGAATTGTTCCGCGAGGGGCGGAAGCTTCGGATGCAGGAGCAGCCCTTCCAGGTGCTGGTCTCGCTGCTGGAGCGCCCGGGTGAGGTCGTGACGCGCGAAGACCTGCGCCAGCGCCTTTGGCCTTCGGACACGTTCGTCGATTTCGACCACAGCCTGAACACGGCGATTAACAAATTGCGAGATACCCTCGGCGACGGTGCCGCAAATCCGCGATTTATTGAAACCCTGCCGCGGCGGGGCTACCGCTTCATCGCGCCGGTACAAAGCGTTGCCGCTAACGGCGTCACTGCCGAACAAGCACCGCCGACACCGGCCCCGGCGCCCGCGGTTGAGGTCAGCGGAGCCGAAATTCCGCAGGCAAATCCTGCGATTGCCCGTGCGCTCTTCGGTCTGCTGCAAGCGATGTACCTGGTCTTTTACACGCTTGCTTTGTGGCGTCTCGACGAACTCGTACGGACCGCCGGCCAAATCCACCTGGGCGCCAACCTCATTCTTCCTCTAGTTCTTGTTTCCGCACTTGTTGGGATTCCGTTGCGCCTGTACACGCTCAACGCAACGCTATTCAACTATCGCCACCTCGGAACGAATTTCCGAAAGCTCTTTCCGGTGATTCTCGTTCTGGATGTTCTGTGGGCGACCTCGCCGTTCCTCATCATCCAACTGATCGGCATCGGGCTGGCATTCGCGGCCTGTGCCGCGCTGGTCTATTCGCCATTCGCGCAGCGAGTGCTCGCCTTGATGGCGTACCCATCGAAATAG
- a CDS encoding aspartate carbamoyltransferase catalytic subunit: MKKNGRGSLLAIEPLTPEQINVYLRTARKMHPGRNRPLLKGKRVVLLFYESSTRTRTSFQLAAKELGALTTVITASASSIEKGESLIDTGLTVQALGADAIVIRHPSSGAPYVLARHLHVPIINAGDGMHAHPSQALLDAVTMLDHFKTLKGLRVLITGDIFHSRVARSNIQLLTKFGARVTLCGPKILLPDVAAEIAPGLRIVRDFNEALQGTEVIMMLRVQKERLQGLDIDAREYVANYQLTMDRVKMAAKNAIVMHPGPIIRGMEITDEAADCPQSVILEQVHNGLRTRMGILAHHVGGRR, translated from the coding sequence ATGAAAAAGAATGGTCGTGGCTCGTTGCTTGCCATCGAGCCGCTCACGCCGGAACAGATCAACGTCTACCTGAGGACCGCGCGCAAAATGCATCCGGGGCGCAACCGCCCGCTATTGAAGGGCAAGCGCGTCGTGCTCCTCTTCTACGAGTCGTCCACGCGCACCCGGACGTCTTTCCAACTAGCCGCCAAGGAACTCGGTGCTCTGACGACCGTCATTACCGCCAGCGCGTCGAGTATCGAAAAAGGTGAGTCCCTGATCGATACTGGCCTGACGGTGCAGGCGCTGGGTGCCGACGCCATCGTCATTCGCCATCCGTCTTCAGGAGCGCCTTACGTCCTCGCGCGGCATCTGCATGTGCCCATTATCAACGCCGGCGACGGCATGCATGCGCACCCCTCGCAGGCGCTGCTCGATGCGGTCACCATGCTCGACCACTTCAAGACCCTCAAGGGCTTGAGGGTTTTGATCACCGGGGACATCTTCCATAGCCGCGTGGCACGTTCGAACATCCAGTTGCTCACCAAGTTCGGCGCGCGTGTAACGCTCTGCGGGCCGAAGATCCTGCTTCCGGATGTGGCCGCCGAAATCGCGCCGGGACTGCGCATTGTGCGCGACTTCAACGAGGCACTTCAGGGGACAGAAGTAATCATGATGCTCCGCGTCCAGAAGGAGCGCCTGCAGGGGCTCGACATCGACGCCCGCGAATACGTTGCCAACTATCAACTCACCATGGACCGCGTGAAGATGGCCGCAAAGAACGCGATCGTCATGCATCCGGGGCCGATCATTCGCGGAATGGAAATCACCGACGAAGCCGCCGATTGCCCGCAATCGGTCATACTCGAGCAGGTCCATAACGGCCTGCGCACACGCATGGGAATCCTGGCGCACCACGTTGGAGGGCGGCGATGA